In Thermotomaculum hydrothermale, a single genomic region encodes these proteins:
- a CDS encoding TlpA disulfide reductase family protein yields the protein MRKYLVFIFMMLLTTLSFAGFKEDYNNLMQSLQQKQKTIKTREQYQKFLDEMKKQMNDLISKYDVNKMNDEEKLLAAQLYNSVNDGKKALATLKLIKKPAALDQDKLNLTKAVAYFELNDYSNASKYLDMVSKTSSDYARNAFNFGYMLLGKNKNKEAIAFLEKAVNAPKLDPMTAYYAYDSLSLAYQQVGNIDKAKETIKNALNSKVLPDQIKNRMKPRLTQLDTVGKQAPEITGVDTWINTKGVKLSDLKGKVVVLDFFAPWCPPCRAAMPHLEKLYAQLKDKGLVVISITSYYGTFSDGKQKIPNLKPEEELKYIKNFLKERNIEYPVAILKDKSIYKAYGVSGIPHFVVIDKEGKISKVFVGFSDGNDPLITYIKSLLK from the coding sequence ATGAGAAAATATTTAGTTTTTATTTTTATGATGTTATTAACCACTTTAAGCTTTGCAGGTTTTAAAGAAGACTACAATAATTTAATGCAAAGCCTCCAACAAAAACAGAAGACAATTAAAACAAGAGAGCAATACCAGAAGTTTTTAGATGAGATGAAAAAGCAGATGAATGACCTGATTTCAAAATACGATGTTAATAAAATGAATGACGAAGAAAAATTGCTTGCAGCACAGCTATATAACTCAGTAAACGATGGGAAAAAAGCTCTTGCTACTTTAAAATTAATAAAAAAGCCTGCTGCTTTAGACCAGGATAAATTAAATCTGACAAAAGCAGTTGCTTACTTTGAACTTAATGATTACTCAAATGCGTCTAAATACCTTGACATGGTTAGCAAAACAAGCTCTGATTATGCAAGGAATGCTTTTAACTTTGGATATATGCTTTTAGGAAAAAACAAAAACAAAGAAGCAATTGCGTTTCTTGAAAAAGCGGTAAACGCTCCTAAACTTGACCCAATGACAGCATACTATGCTTATGACAGTTTGTCTCTTGCTTATCAGCAGGTTGGAAACATTGACAAGGCAAAAGAAACAATTAAAAATGCTTTAAACAGCAAGGTACTCCCTGACCAGATAAAAAATAGAATGAAGCCAAGACTTACCCAATTAGATACTGTAGGAAAACAGGCACCTGAAATTACTGGAGTTGACACATGGATTAACACAAAAGGAGTGAAGCTTTCCGATTTAAAGGGCAAAGTTGTTGTATTAGACTTCTTCGCCCCATGGTGCCCTCCTTGCAGAGCAGCTATGCCTCACCTTGAAAAACTCTATGCTCAATTAAAGGACAAAGGGCTTGTTGTTATAAGCATAACTTCTTACTATGGAACATTTTCAGACGGCAAACAGAAAATACCCAATCTAAAGCCTGAAGAAGAATTAAAATACATTAAAAACTTCTTAAAAGAAAGAAATATTGAGTATCCTGTTGCAATATTAAAAGATAAATCAATATATAAAGCGTATGGTGTAAGCGGTATCCCTCACTTTGTTGTAATAGACAAAGAAGGTAAAATTTCAAAAGTTTTCGTAGGTTTTTCAGATGGAAACGACCCGCTTATCACTTACATTAAATCATTGCTTAAATAA